The following DNA comes from Anopheles coustani chromosome 2, idAnoCousDA_361_x.2, whole genome shotgun sequence.
caactgaTTCGAAACTTGCCAGTGCCTCGCTGTGTGAACCTATGATGTCTCTCAGCcaaatcttcttcatcttctacCTACAGCTATGGTTCCACGCACCGATGGGAAGTTTATAACTATATTCTTTAGTATGCCCGCGCTCGTACGGCTCCTGCTCGTTCATGTTCCTCGTTTACTAATCTCCTGCTCGCGCAAAATAGCTTCGTTACCGTGTGTTGTATAGAaaagaacgaagaaaataGACATTGTTTTGTTCACTACCTTTGGACGCGTTGTTACTTACTTTCACTGGCTCGACGAGTTGTGATGTGCTTTGGTGTGAGAATGGATTGTGTAGTCACTTTCACTGCTCAAAGCAGTCGTTAACGGTTTGCAGGACCGCGTGCGCACTTGGcggttttgaatatttcggcCGTCGGCCTTCGTTTAAATTTACTCTACTTCCTTAATTCCTTTGGTCTACGGATTTACATGCGTACGGCAAGCGACTGCATTTGTGTGTTCGGAAGTGTGTAGCCTACTTGGTATATACGATGGCCAAATGTTGTGCACAAAttgttgtgtgtttatgtCTGAATATGTGAGTGGCGCTCTCGGTCTGGCatagcgtgtgtttgtgtgttctcTTAATCAGTACAGGGCGGAAATTTTGCATTTGCTTGCGCATTACAAGTGGTatacaaaataattattctatttttcttttgcttgttgCATTTTTGTTGCATCACCGTTCGATCGCTTCCGTCGCCTGAACCGCCTTTCGTGTACCTGTATTACTTTAGTTTTCTTCACTACTTTTACCCAACGGCAACGGTTGGACCTACTGCTCGCTTCCTAATTGTTACAACAATAGCAGCGAAAAAGCTTGAACATTTCTGAAAGATTGGATTGGTTTGATGAATTTTGACTTCCACCACCAGCTTTTTGGAGCATCTTCTTGAACGTTCAATTaggctgttttatttttgttatttttaaatatcttaTGCCCTCGCCACGCCACGATTAAGATGGCCTCCAACGAATTCGGCCAGCCGCACATTCTGCCCACTGATTTACGGGCACAACAAAATTGCTCTCCGCTTAACGGTATCGAAAATTTACTCCAACTACAAATTTTCAGAATTCGGATTGTTTATggacttttttatttattcatgtttttgtttgtttgttttgtggttATATTTTACCTTGTAACGCGCGTACGAGCGATATTCAAATCAAcagaaatgtttgttttgttagctGGGAGCGTgagggttttatttattaatgggTTACTTGCggtattttcatctttttttttaagctttttacctttttattacaaaatattacctaagttatcaaatgaaaataaaaaatgtcccAAATAACTAGCCGAAATCGAATGTTTCAAACGTAAATATTCGAAGATTAAACATAGCACTCCGCCGACAGTTGGTTTCCTATAATATAATTCTACTACGAGGGCGCACCCCTCGTGCCTTTTCCGCGCTAAACTTGCAATTTGCTTCCGATGGTTTTAAGTGCAGAGGAACATTGAACCTATTCTCACACCTTTTGCCGTCGATCGCGTCCGGCTTGACGAACCAGTTAGCTCCCATCTTCCCTACCTCTATATACCCAACCCGGCAGCTTCGTAGCATATCGGCAGACCAGAACGTGGGGGAAGAATCTCTCGTTTTGGAAAACCGATCACGTTCAACATTGCACTGAGCTAAAACCTTCCGCGCCCTTCCCTGGCCAACCATTCCACGTTCCTAGTAATGGGGTGAACGGTTTAGCCGTCCTACGCTGGCCCTTCCGTCCGATGGGCAGAACACAACAAGAAGAGAACGGAAACATTCGATCAATTGTAAAAACAATGCCTGCCAACAAATGTAAACCGCGAGTCTTCAGCATCGTTTACAAGAATAGTTACCGTTTGCTCACGTTGCCTCTTTTGTCCACTATAAGTTGCATTCCTATAATATGTTAATACTTTATAAAGTATAAGCAACTTACACGCTAAATAATTGCTCTGTTCtataaagttaaataaaaattgcatTACAAAAAGAGTTAGCTTTTTCTCTCACCCCGCCTGTGCTACCATTTAAATCTTTTTAACTACTTTTGCTGGCCTTTACGTCTTTTCCGTCTAACGTGTGTAGATGATATAATGctcctgtatgtgtgtgtgtgtgtgtgtgtgtgtgtgtgagtgtgtgaacCTTCTCTCGGGTTgagggaaagaaggaaaatgggAATTTTTATTCGTACATCAAGCCTTTTCCATCCTAGCGAGATCTGTTTCGAACCAGTCCACTCACATCCATGTACGTACAAGCGTTAAAgcgtaaaaaaatatataaatttttcCCTACCTTCAATGTTTATTGCACATTTATTGTACCtttagtagtttttttttcgttaaatttaTCCTGTTACAAACAACGGGAGCATTGGGATTTTCAAAACTGTCCATAATAAAACTGTGGATTTTCAAAACTGTCCATAATAAAACTGTTCGTCGTCAAAACTAACAAATTGCTTCCACCAATCATAGGATAGAAACTAACATTcgttgaaaataatatttcccaACTTGTACCGATATGCATGTAAATGGACAACCTCGTGATCTGTTTAGGATGGTTGACCTTTTTTTAACTTGGATGCCGTGTGTTCCGAATGGGACACCTCCCAGTATGTCTCCTATTGAAGTGTATATGCGCACGCCTTTATCTAATTATTTAACGTTAGttatattactttttattatacttattttgtttttaaagctcATAccaagatttttattttatttctctccccttcgtcattttattttttgccattttctcTCTTTATGTTGAGTTCGGGTTTCCTCATTTTATATGATTTCTTTAAAGAACAATATTCATGACTCTTTATGGGTGTTCTTCATGGTAGTGTTATGAACATGCGtgaatatttcaattattatttggGGTCTTCTGATATTTATCAGTGTATCGTTTGGAGTATCGCTCTTAATCAAAAATTAGGAAGTATTTCGCTTCCAGTGCTTTACTCCGTTCCGTTAGGGCCCCGGGATGTCATGTCTCAATGCCCACTGCGACCAATAGTCCGCCTAGCGCCACTAGAGAATGTTTATTGCTCCTGCACGTCACAATTGCGTCATCGCTACCGTTTCattgtgttatttttgtttttgttttctccttcaTTCTCCCACAATCGCCAGTTTCTGTGCAATTATTTGAATGAAAGAATATTGATTAAGGAATACATGTAAACCACCGTAACGATGAGACAGTTAGAGCATTTAGATTTACATGTAGCGCATTCCTgcattttacttttactaCGATTGCTTATGAAGTTGGTACACAATTCATTGTGCGGTTCGAAGGAACGCTACTGAAATTTAGTACTTAAAAAGTTCGGGTGAACATatacaaaaatcaataaaatttccttacaattttaatatttcatcgtCCACTGTCatgcaacaaattaaaactaatttaacAATTCATTTACCACAAACCAATCTTGATAAGGATGTGTTAATTACTGTGTAGAATTGGTTCTGTTTGGCTTCAAGGATgcgttaaacatttttatggtCGGCCTATGGTTATTAACCTGTTAAGATGCAATTCGTTCCAGACACAACTCAAAGCCTCTCTAAGATTATTGCAACCCTTCATATGTTCACACCGGATCGGTTGGACGACCCTTAGTTGCCTTTGATATATGTCATGCCAAGTTTCGACCCAAGTCGAGATGTTCCAACCGAACCGGCAGTGTTACGTTGTCAACACCATtggatgaaattaaaaagGGACATAAGAAGCTTGAATTTTGATGGtcaataattgattttttttcaataattggAATTCGAATTGTTATGTTAAAACTAATTACAAATAGGATGACACcaatcctttttttatatgaaacGCAACAACAAAACTAGGTGGTTAGTGGTAataatgaacaaaataaaaaagggtttttgtttttgctatttattttttcttctaactTCTCGCACAACGCATTTCGCTTTGCTGACCGCGAAAAGTACAGCAAATGTGAAGGTTTGCAAAACTGTACAGTAGAGTTGGTTGCCGCCATCGGTAGGCCTTTCGTACACACGCATTAAATACATCCATTACTTTACCAACTACTTGCTATTCATTGCGTTTGCTTCTTTCTGCCTCTTATTTCCATGGCAAGTTCGTAGACATTCGTTCTGCTGCTGAAAAGTTGCTATTGCCGAACTATTAatgtatatgtatatttaaaaaaacaaaaacatcaaatcaaattcaatAGCAATCGTTCCCTGACCGTTCATCATCAAATGGATTCAGTCTAGCTATGTTCGCGACTACGAGTTTAGCTTCTCGAACCATTGATCAATCTAAAACAATCCATACTTATTTGGAACTTTTCAGTAACGACGTTTAACTAATCGGCACATTTGTGGTCGGTTTTTGCTAGGAGCAatgtacaacagggaaaataaatcatccacCAAACAACGAAAGAAACTGCCACATTATTGCAACGGTACAACACCGCACACCGCATTTGCACACGGGTTTTTCCCATAAACTTCTCGCTTCTACTACCCGCCGCCCTATGCGGGGGATGCGCACATTTCTACTGCTCGACTCAACCACGCAAGGTTGTCTtactctttccttttttttacagatTTTGTAGTTGACGTAACAATTGCAGATCCTTACGAGCGTAACGCACATGAATGCGCGTCTCCacaaaatttgatttttggaAGGAAATGGATGCTTTCGAGCCTGCTTGTACTGCTGGGCGAACCGTGATTGCAACACCGTTCACCAAACACCGCTCACAATGTGTCCATTTTTAAcgattttaaaaacaagtgTCAACAATTTAagttatattttcatttctcagCTGTTTCGGTAATTTTCAGTGCAGCCCGCAATCTGCACTACTGcatggggaggggaggggggttaCACAACACACCTCTCTCGCCTGTCAGGTCGAAACGCGAGCAACGTATAACGTTGTCCGGGCGGTCATTTTTTATGCTCTTCTCTtttttggtacaccacgtacCACGGTCAAGCTACTACCAGCTACATGTACGGCTGCTACACTTGCTCTCACTTACTATACGATCCTGATTGCATCCTTAGGACCATCTACTATCGGGCGGTCAATTTATTAACGCAGGCCCCAGGGAGCCTCTGTTATGTCATTCGGTTTAAAATGTGTATCCTTGTTTAGCTTCgctggtatgtgtgtgttgcgTAGGTTTGGTgagtgtatgtatgtgtgtatgttttgtgtgtgtgtaggtgtgttCGTGAACGTATGGGTGTGTGCAATTTCTTGCGATCATGCTGATCAGTTACGGAGATGCGCACCGCTTCCTGCAGTGCACTCAACCGTGTTCCACTCTTTTCAAACGGATTTGCAATTGCTACAATTCGATGCAGTAATAGTAGAAGtagttgtagtagtagtaatagtagtagtaaaAGTAGTGTCGTAAGTAGCATTACAATTTAGTTAATcatggtagtagtagtagtagtagtagtagtagtagtagtagcattAGTGGTAGCATAAATGTTTTTTGCTCTGTTTtctgtggttgttgttgctgtttttgttgttaaaaTTGCTGTTGATGaagttgctgttgctgttgttgttgttgttgttgttgttgttgttgcatttCTGGTAGTTGAACAATTGTTGACCTTACAGCAGAATGCCGCTCTAACCCACGATTACCGACTATCGCGAGCAGAGCGCGGCCGACCCTAACTGGAGGTGGAAGCGATCGGTGATACAGGCGATAGTGGACTTCGGGCGGAATCGCGGGGACAACCGGACAGCGTTATCACCAACTTCCGGGAGCCGGCGTGGTCGCGATGCTCGCACAGCCAAACACCTTGCCACGTGCCCAGCGACAGTTTGCCGTCAGTGATTGGGATTGTCAGGGAGCTTCCGAGGAAGCATGCTTTTACGTGAGCGGGCTAGCGGGGCAAAGCACACAATGGGGTACATGAAaaataggaagaaaaaaaatattagcaTACATTTCAACGGAAGAAGGCAAACGTTCAGTACCATATCGTCTGGACCTTCGCAGGAATGCCTGTATGGAAGTCCTTCGGGCACTATTTTGTTCAACATCATTTCCATATCGTCCCTAAAAGTAAAAGGAAACAATTATTTATAATGCTACCGTACCGGTAAGAGATCGATTCGTGTATGTTATTATGATACTACAAGTCTGGTCCtatgaaaggaaaacccccACCCTGATCAGTTGTAATTCATGTCTGTTGTGCTAGCTTAGGAAAACATGAGCCACATTTTGCTTCAGTAGGCACTATTGACCTTCGAGTGCGAGTGATTTCTTTACGGCCCGCGGCATAGCGGCTTTGGTAGCAAATTTCTCCAACTTACCGTACGTCTGGATCCCAGCTCTCATTCAGTGCTAAGCTAGCGGATGTATGCAAAACTGtaaaagatgaaaacaaaaggagAACACAACGGAATAATTAGCACAATTTAGGCAAGTGTAAGATTGTTTTGTATGCTTGGCCGACCTGAAAATGCCGTACGCTCCATTAACTAAGCTAAAAGCAGCAAGGGGAACCAACGAAAGAGCAACACAGAGGAAAGATGTGCTCAGCCTTGATCAGCGCAAATTAAAGACCGGGCCGgcgggaaaagggaaataaaaatgtgagATACACACACAGCGTACAATGAATGTAaaatcgaaaacgaaaaacatcgcCATCGCCAATGGTTATCGTTGCAGttgaatattgtttttacAGTTGCATGTAGGAAGAATGTAAAAAAGCGAAGGCACGAGATATTAATAGCCACGCTGTGTTGCAATTCTGCTGCGCTACCTGTGCTAATAGTAAACACTCATGTTTTACATGAATTACATTGCGAACTATAGTATCAATTAAACACACAGCATATCAGCGGTCCATTAATACTTGTACTGTGTTTAAAGTGTTATTGGTAATGGAAATTATCCAATACATATGTTATTGCAATATAATGTACGAATGTACAAACAAGTACACCAGTTAACTATTTAACGCTTCCATATTACTTGTTttatctgtttctttttttattacccCATCCCACACTCCTCCATACTATCCAGCGTGATTTACTTGTCTCACCGTTATAGTTTAAGTACTGGACTTTATAAACCCCAGGTGACAAATACAGTAGCTTCCCGCTTTACGTTAATGTTTGGGATCGTTAATGATTTTTCCTCTACCATATCGTTTACATTTCATATTGAAGTGAggaatttgcttttttttattcttggcGTTGCGACCATGTTGGTCATGCCTTCCCGTTAAAGGCTTAAGAGACTTTTGTACGTGGATTGTCAGTCcactcgtacaggggagggtccggtctcggttgggattcgaacccaagccgtcgaggtggtgaagcCACGGCGTTCATTGGCCGATTTTCGCTTATTTAACGTATATTCTATCAATCACTAATAAGCATTCCATTTCTTCTATTATTTCATTACGTTTCCATTATTTCATTACGTTCGCAGAATTCCGCAGATTAGTTTGCTTTGGGAAATGGTCTGCACTGTTGATTAGTGGTCGTTTTATTTGCTAGGCTATTGCTGCCTAACTCATTCCTTTTTCGAACATCTTCGCTATGTAACTTTTCTGAAATTATTATAGCACACGCGTCAAGATTATATTGAAGTTTAACGAAATAATAACCAACGTGTATTGATTGTGAAAACAATTGATAATTTCTTGGAAATTCAAGCCGTTGCACTCATGGCCTTTAAACGGCTGTTTAAAACAGcgtattaaaaacttcatcccACCAAACCAAAGCCAAATTGACCATTCAGAAATCAGGCAACATCGGAAAACGCAACATCGGAAATCAGGCAACATCGGAAAACGCTATctgtcatttttttaaatatcgcgTATTTCGAAAACGCGTATATCGAGTACAGCGTACTGCGGGGATCTGctgtaatttcaacaacaaaaacaaaacaaaaaatagctATCCTATAATAGTTCTTAAAAATAATAGTAcactaaacacaaattgataCCCCAAGCGATTTAGATAAATAAAGGTGTTGCCATCTAGGCTATGCTCTAACCCACGAATGATTGAGATAGCTCATCTACTGTTGTCTCTAAGCCGTCTGGTATTTATAGCTCATCGAATTCTGTCTCCGACGTATCTGagtttgtctctaacgcatccAACTTTGCCTCTAATGCATCTGTGTTGTCTCAAACCGAAAACCAGGGAATAAAcaaagaaactgttgttatgctacattttaaaactccaATAATcagaaacatttttgtttttgtttatgctttaaagctattcttatatatttttgaacaattttctgAACACTTTTTAATACGTGTATGCATACGTATATCAACTACGAAGGCAGCATAGTGGTGTTAAACTCGGTGGCATAAACGCATTTGCTTAGCCGTCAAGTGACATTGATTCAGCTAAGCAAGCCACCGAGTTAAACACCACAACACTGCATTCTGAATGTATGTacgcataaaaaaaatttacggaaaaccattcaaaaatacataataGCTTTGAAGCATACataaataacataaatttgattttgtcAGATTTCAAATACCCTTCAAATTGCAATTATCATACCGCCGAACAAGCAGTTTCGATTATTTGTTGTATCAACCTCAAAACGAGAGCATCTACAACCGACGAGAGGCTAGGCTAGGGACCAACGATGGTGCTGTGCTCCTCTTGGTGTTGGTGGGAAGTACAACCAATTTATTG
Coding sequences within:
- the LOC131267237 gene encoding UPF0047 protein YjbQ, with product MASSNHRGIQIGSAWFQRKINLRPQHRGVHLVTEEILRQMPELGQFSVGLCHVQILHTSASLALNESWDPDVRDDMEMMLNKIVPEGLPYRHSCEGPDDMPAHVKACFLGSSLTIPITDGKLSLGTWQGVWLCEHRDHAGSRKLVITLSGCPRDSARSPLSPVSPIASTSS